A section of the Erwinia sp. E602 genome encodes:
- a CDS encoding PDR/VanB family oxidoreductase produces METTLKVVVDGIWRQGSHSLAVSLAAADGGELPGWQPGAHIDMQLASGLTRQYSLTGSPQQTRRYLVCVARDARSRGGSRYVHEQLRPGQTLTISAPRNLFALQESGRVLLLAAGIGITPLYAMAERLEAQGRPFELHYYVRHRHEVVFAEALTRAWRHGSCTLHVSAEGDSARERLPASLRQPDGHLYLCGPVEFMAAVTAAAQAHGWPADCVHSEAFRPAEAAASAASQQAFSVTLASSGQCWPVPAGQTIARVLLANGVDVPLSCEMGMCGACLTRVVSGDPDHQDSVQSAAEKCAPEQYIALCCSRSRSAELVIDL; encoded by the coding sequence ATGGAGACAACGCTGAAGGTGGTGGTGGACGGCATCTGGCGCCAGGGCAGCCACAGCCTGGCGGTCAGCCTGGCCGCGGCGGACGGCGGCGAGCTGCCGGGCTGGCAGCCGGGCGCGCATATCGATATGCAGCTGGCCAGCGGGCTGACCCGCCAGTATTCGCTGACCGGCAGCCCGCAGCAGACCCGGCGCTATCTGGTGTGCGTGGCGCGCGACGCGCGCTCGCGCGGCGGCTCGCGCTACGTGCATGAGCAGCTGCGGCCGGGACAGACGCTGACCATCTCCGCGCCGCGCAACCTGTTTGCCCTGCAGGAGAGCGGCCGGGTGCTGCTGCTGGCGGCGGGGATCGGCATTACGCCGCTGTACGCGATGGCTGAACGGCTGGAGGCGCAGGGCCGCCCGTTTGAACTGCACTACTATGTGCGCCACCGGCATGAAGTGGTGTTCGCAGAGGCGCTGACGCGGGCGTGGCGGCACGGCAGCTGCACCCTGCACGTCAGCGCCGAAGGTGACAGCGCCCGCGAACGGTTGCCGGCATCGCTGCGGCAGCCGGACGGCCACCTATACCTGTGCGGGCCGGTGGAGTTTATGGCGGCGGTGACCGCAGCGGCGCAGGCGCACGGCTGGCCCGCCGACTGCGTGCACAGTGAGGCGTTTCGCCCGGCCGAAGCGGCGGCCAGCGCCGCATCGCAGCAGGCGTTCAGCGTGACCCTCGCCTCCTCCGGCCAATGCTGGCCGGTGCCCGCCGGGCAGACCATCGCCCGCGTGCTGCTGGCGAACGGCGTCGACGTGCCGCTCTCCTGTGAAATGGGCATGTGCGGAGCCTGCCTGACCCGGGTGGTCAGCGGCGATCCCGACCACCAGGACAGCGTGCAGTCGGCGGCGGAGAAGTGCGCCCCGGAGCAGTATATCGCGCTGTGCTGCTCGCGCAGCCGCTCGGCGGAGCTGGTAATCGATCTTTAG
- the hpxD gene encoding molybdenum cofactor-independent xanthine hydroxylase subunit HpxD: MTKITPPAHCTFEPDDWLRLARYWHPVARSADVAAAPVKVTLLDEQLVIYRIGGEAVVARDVCPHRGVPLTLGYNDEEGIICPYHGLRFGAGGRCNRIPSSPDQPIPAKLNLINYAVQERWGLIWTCLAPDEEHPAALPTMPHWDDAGFQQINCPPFEVNGFAGRQVEGFLDVAHFAWVHTDTFADPANQLVPDYHPQETDYGFFADYWSSVSNYAANSGRSAPAGFQWLRHFEMHLPFTATLTIHFPGSERLVIMNAASPVSARVTRMFAPIARNLDLHIPVADVHAFNQRVFEEDRLMVETQRPERLPLDLSMEAHIPADRSSIAYRRGLKKLGFGEFFLV, from the coding sequence ATGACGAAAATCACGCCCCCCGCGCACTGCACCTTTGAACCTGACGACTGGCTACGCCTGGCGCGCTACTGGCACCCGGTGGCCCGTTCCGCCGACGTCGCCGCGGCCCCGGTCAAAGTGACGCTGCTGGACGAACAGCTGGTGATTTACCGCATCGGCGGTGAAGCGGTGGTGGCACGCGACGTCTGCCCGCACCGCGGCGTGCCGCTGACCCTCGGCTATAACGATGAGGAGGGCATTATCTGCCCGTATCACGGGCTGCGTTTTGGTGCCGGTGGCCGCTGTAACCGCATTCCCTCGTCACCTGACCAGCCGATCCCGGCCAAACTCAACCTGATCAACTACGCGGTGCAGGAGCGCTGGGGGCTGATCTGGACCTGCCTCGCCCCGGACGAGGAACATCCGGCGGCGCTGCCGACGATGCCGCACTGGGACGACGCCGGTTTTCAGCAGATCAACTGTCCGCCGTTCGAGGTTAACGGCTTTGCCGGTCGCCAGGTCGAGGGCTTCCTCGACGTGGCACACTTCGCCTGGGTGCATACCGACACCTTTGCCGACCCGGCCAACCAGCTGGTGCCCGACTACCATCCGCAGGAGACCGACTACGGCTTCTTCGCCGACTACTGGAGCAGCGTCAGCAACTACGCGGCCAACTCCGGCCGGTCGGCTCCCGCCGGTTTTCAGTGGCTGCGCCACTTCGAGATGCATCTGCCGTTTACCGCCACGCTGACCATTCACTTTCCCGGCAGCGAGCGGCTGGTGATTATGAACGCCGCCTCGCCGGTCTCCGCGCGGGTGACGCGGATGTTTGCCCCGATCGCCCGCAACCTGGATCTGCATATTCCGGTCGCCGACGTACACGCCTTTAACCAGCGGGTGTTTGAGGAGGATCGCCTGATGGTGGAGACACAGCGCCCGGAACGCCTGCCGCTCGATCTGAGCATGGAGGCGCATATCCCGGCGGATCGCAGTTCGATCGCCTACCGCCGCGGGCTGAAGAAGCTCGGCTTCGGCGAATTTTTCCTGGTCTAA